The Myxococcus xanthus genome contains the following window.
CCTGACCGCCATCAGGCCCGAAGTAGACGTCCCTCCCAGCGTACCGATAGCCCGCCCCGCCGCAGGCCGTCAGCAACATGGCAACCTTGGCCCAACGAAGGCTCATCCGGGCGTCCCTCCCATACCTGCGCCGGTTACTCGACCAGTGACAGCTCAATGCGTCCAAGCTGCTCGTCGGTGGAGGTCACCTTCACCGTCACCGGCATGCCCACGGTGAAGGTCCGCTCCTTGCCCACCAGGGACAGTTCGCGCGCGTCCGGCCGGAAGGGGCCTCCGGACAGGGCATCCGCGGGCACCACACCTTCCACCAACATGCCGTCCAACTGCACCACCAGGCCGAAGGGCCGCACCCGCGTCACACGCGCCTGGAACTGCTTGCCCACGTGCCCCGCCATCCACCGCGCCTCCAACTCGCGGTGCCGGTCGTTCTCCGCCCGCGTCGACGCGCGCGCCTTCGCGTTGATGTGCACCGCGAGCGCCTCCATCCCCGGGTCTTCATCCACGAAGTCCCGGCGCCCACGCAGGTACCCCTTCAACGTCCGGTGCACCGCCAGGTCCGCGTACCGGCGAATCGGTGACGTGAAGTGCAGGTACAGCGGCGCTGCCAGGCCGAAGTGCGGCCCCGGCTTCACCGTGTAGCGCGACGGGCCCAGTGAGCGCCGCAGCACCGAACGCAGCGCCGGCTCCGCCACCGCGCCCGCGATCTGCCGGTCGAACGCCGCCAGCGCGAGCGGCGTCAGCTCCCGTCCGAAGCCCGCCGCGAAACCAGACGTCTCCGCGAAGGCATTCAGGTCCGCCACCCGCAACGGGTCCGGCTGCTCGTGCACGCGGTACACCCCGGGCAGGCCGCGCGCCAGCAGCCACCCGGCGATGGCCTCGTTCGCCGCCACCATGAAGCGCTCAATCATCGCGTGCGCCGACGTCGGCTTCTCACTCACCAGCCCGGACAGCTCGCCCGTCGCCTGGTCGAAGGTGAAGCGCGCCTCGTCCCGCGCGAACTCCATGCCGCCTCGCGCGGCCCGCGCCACCGCCAGCCGGGCCGCCGCCAGCCGGAACCACGGCATCACCTCGCGCACCGGCTCCATGGGCGCCGACACCTCACCCCGGTCCAGGAAGGCGGCCACCTCGTCGTAGTTCAGCCGCGCCCACGAGCGGATGACACTCTCGTACACGTCCGCCGCCGTCACCCGGCCCTGCGGGTCGATGCGCAGCTCTACCGTGAGGCACAGCCGCTCCTCGCCCGGCATCAGGCTCAGCCAGTGCGAAGACAACGCTTCCGGCAACATCGGCAGCACGCGCCCCGCCAGGTACACGCTGGTGGCCCGCTCACGTGCCTCGGCGTCCAG
Protein-coding sequences here:
- a CDS encoding ribonuclease R family protein, whose protein sequence is MDTSVSPRTVTGRLDVHPRGFGFLTVQTPGSPEVLSAFVPPPDLNPYFAGDVVTATVTAGADGRWSASQLSLVERPRTQVYGEVVLRKGVTLLHVDREVANADWVLDAAGTQVQAGDAVVARIDEGKVVLLYRVEEGEDRSLERVIARHGLRKDFSAEVVEEARGARAVPHAVGARRDLRDVPTVTVDAPSTRDIDDAISVLPAGPDGALRLLVSIADVGEYVKQGSALDAEARERATSVYLAGRVLPMLPEALSSHWLSLMPGEERLCLTVELRIDPQGRVTAADVYESVIRSWARLNYDEVAAFLDRGEVSAPMEPVREVMPWFRLAAARLAVARAARGGMEFARDEARFTFDQATGELSGLVSEKPTSAHAMIERFMVAANEAIAGWLLARGLPGVYRVHEQPDPLRVADLNAFAETSGFAAGFGRELTPLALAAFDRQIAGAVAEPALRSVLRRSLGPSRYTVKPGPHFGLAAPLYLHFTSPIRRYADLAVHRTLKGYLRGRRDFVDEDPGMEALAVHINAKARASTRAENDRHRELEARWMAGHVGKQFQARVTRVRPFGLVVQLDGMLVEGVVPADALSGGPFRPDARELSLVGKERTFTVGMPVTVKVTSTDEQLGRIELSLVE